Below is a window of Bacteroidales bacterium DNA.
AATAAGCGATGCACCATCATGTCGGGATAGCGTCGGATAGGAGAGGTAAAATGAGAATAATAATCAAATGCCAAGCCGTAATGTCCGACATTATCGGCAGAATATTCAGCTTTTGCCATAGATCTGACTGCGAGTTGCTCAATCATGTTTTGTTCGCTTTTTCCTTTAACTTCATATAACAACTTATTTAATGAACTTGCAATTTCTGTTTCATTTCTGAATGAAAAGTCATAGCCGAATTGTTTTATGAAATTCGAGAATGAATGAAGTTTTTCAATATCAGGCTCATCATGTATTCTGTAAACAAAAGGTTTATGAAGTGTTTTTCCGATGTATGCAGCCACTTTTTTATTTGCCAACAACATGAATTCTTCAATCAAATGATTGGAATCTTTTGCTTCTTTGAAATAAACACCTGTGGGTTTTCCCTTGTCATCCAAATAGAATTTTACCTCAATTCTTTCAAAAGAAATAGAACCGTTTTTAAAGCGTTTATCTTTTAATTTCTTTGCTAATATATCAAGTTCCGAAATCTCTTCAGACATATCTCCTTTGCCTTTTTCAATAACATCTTGGGCTTCATCATAGTTAAATCGTCTGTCGGAATTAATTATCGTTCTGCCGAACCATTGATTTTTTACATTTGCTTCTGCATCTAATTCAAATACAGCAGAATAAGTCAATTTGTCTTCATTAGGGCGTAATGAACAAACATTATTTGAAAGCTTCTCGGGCAACATGGGAACAGTTCGGTCAACAAGGTAAACAGAAGTTCCTCTTTCATATGCTTCATTGTCAATCTTGCTGCCCTCGTCAACATAATGAGTAACATCTGCAATATGAATACCGACTTCAATATTGCCGTTTTCTAATCTTTTGAAAGATAAGGCATCATCAAAATCTTTAGCGTCATGCGGATCAATTGTAAAAGTTGGAACATTTCTGAAATCTTTGCGTTTAGCTGTTTCATCTTCTGTTATTTCAACCGGTATTTTTTCTGCTAATTGCGATAAATATTCCGGAAATTTATACGGTAAATTAAATTCCGTAAGGATTGCATGCATTTCAGCATCATTATCTCCTTCATCACCGAGAATATCAATGATTTTTCCCGTTGGATTTTTCTGATGCTCCGCCCAATGTGTTATTTCTGCCACAGCTTTTTTACCATGCTCTGCACCTTTAAGTTTTTGCGGCGGAATGAAAATATCGTAAGGCATATTTTTTTCCGTAACAATCAAAAATGCTATATTATCATTTGTGATACTTACAATTCCTGCATACCGAGTTTTATACCTTTTTATAACTTTTGTGATTTCGCCTTCGGGGCTTCTTTTTTTACGTCTTGCCCATATACAAATTTCAACAGTGTCGCCGTTTAATGCACCGCTCATAAATTTACGAGGAATGTAAATATCTTCTTCGGTATCATCTGAAATCACAAATGCTGAACCGGATGCGATCATTTGAACTCTGCCTGTGATGGTTGAGCTTGTCGGAACAAACTTGTACCTTCCTGTTCGGTCTTCTTCTAATTTTCCTTGGTCGCATAATTGTGTCAGAACTTCACTTAAAAGCTGCTTTGTTCTTAAGTCTTTAATATCCATCCTTTTAGCCAGTTGCTTATAGTTGAAATATTGTTTTGGCCTGTCTCTGAAAATATTAATAACAAAGTTTTGAAGCGTTTTTCTGTTATATGCCGGAAGTTTCTTTTTATTTTTTTTATGTTTATTATGTCTTGCCATTTTGTTTATATTTTAGGTTTTACTCTTTTATATTTGAACTTAATGATTTAATGCTTAAATGCTACAATGCTTTAATAAAATGCTGTATGATTAATTGTAAGTATGCTATTATCTAAAAAAGTATTTGTTAATTAAATTGTATTTTATTTAATATTAAATATTTAAGTATTAACTCATTATAGCATTGAAGCATTTTATTAAAAAGATATTTAAAAAGAACAAAAAATCCCGGTTAAAAAACAAAATAGATCCGATTGTTACGGTGAAGTAATTTTCCAATCAATTTCGTTATCCTCATTTGAAATTAAAGTAATTCCTTTTGTATAAATGAGAACTCTTTCCGGCTGAATATTCTTAAGATAATCTCCGGGATCCCATTTTGAATTATTGTTTTTGTCATAAAACAATTTCATTGTATATGAGCCGGGGATTAAGTTATCAAATATCAGTTGTCCGTCTTCTGTTACAATTTTTTCAGTTACTAACTTTTTATCTTTATCAAATAAATAAATTATTAATTGCCCTTCATCTAATTTTGAACGAGAAACTGAATCAGCATTCATTTTGTTTTTCGCAGCGTTTGAAACAGAATCAATATATAGACTGTCTTCAATTATATATGAAGCGGAATCAAAATTCAAGCTGTCTTTAATTATATATGAAGCAGAATCAATTTTTGAGGTATCATTTGTTAAATAAAAATTCTTATCGCTAATCCTCTTAATATTAGATATATTCAGAAGGATTCTACTGTAAAAGTCTTTTGTTCGAACTTTAAATTTAATTTCTTTTTTTATTGATTTATTGTTGTAAAAATCAATCACAGCTCCCGAATCTAATTTTAAAATATATTCTGTTCCTGTTTTCCAAGGGTATAAAACCCATAATTTTCTTTCAGAAACTGAATCGTTTTTCAGTATAAAATCTACCGGGATTTCTATGCTTACATTTTGTTTATTTACGGCAGTATCATTTTTATTGTCTTCGGATTGTTTTGTTTTTTTCCTTCGAGACCTTGTAAATTTTATGTATATTAAGTTTATTGTATCAGATTTTTGTTCATAAACATTTTTCCTGAATCTTACATTATAACCTACTGCTAATTTTAAAGTGTCTTTTTTACTGATAAAATCTTGAGTTATTGTAAATGTTACAGTATCTTTTGTTTTATTCAGTTCTTTTTCAAACCAATTATTTTCAATATTATGATTTAACAATTTCACACTTATTTCATCTTCAAGAGGTTTATTTAATACAAAATAAAAAGAGTTACGCTTTTTTCTTGAGAAGCTGTTTATGTTTTGTTTTTTGCGCTTGTATATTGCACTTTTGGAGTATTCATAATCAATTTTATCACCGAGAGTATTGTCATAATCATAGGTTCTTATTGTTACTAAGAAAGTATCTTCATCTGAAATATTTTTTTTATTAATGTGTAAATGAAGTTCTTCTTTTTTTTCTTGTTCAATAATATTGTACCAAGCTTTGGTCTCATTATCAATCAGTGTTATACTTGTTTTGCCGGTTAAATGCTTTTTAAAGTTTAAAATCAAAGTATCCGGAGCAGGTCTTTTCAAAGAAATAAGTCCCTGTTTAAACAAGGGCATTACTATTGTATCAGTAAATTTTTGCGTTTGTCCCAAAAAGAAATCATTGTCATAGTGAACTACAATTTTTAAAGTGTCTTTTTCGATAATTTGATTTTCGATAATTTTACATTCTAAGAGTGTATCATTTTCAGAATAATGTTTTTCATAACTGTTCGCAGAAGTTTCTATATTTAAAAATTCAATATCAAAATTATTTATATAAGGTCTTTTTATTGCAAATATTAATGTATCAGGTGCGGGTCTTATTGATTTAAGAAGTTCCTGTTTTTTAGTATCAACAACCAGTGTATCATATATTTTGAAAAACTTTAACAGGGCAGTATCAATAAAATTTATAGGGCTTTCAGTTTGCAGGCAATAATTTGCAAAACTGTCTTGTTCTTGCTTTAAGTCGATATAATCAACAAATTTTTTTATGGTATCTGCCTGAACATCAAAAACAAATTTCAGAGTATCTGTTTCCTTTACAAAATTTTCCAAAGAATCTTTATTATAATAACTAACTTTAAATTCAAGAGTATCTGTGTTAAATATATTCTCATCTTTTAACCAGTATATAACTTTTCTT
It encodes the following:
- the rnr gene encoding ribonuclease R, producing MARHNKHKKNKKKLPAYNRKTLQNFVINIFRDRPKQYFNYKQLAKRMDIKDLRTKQLLSEVLTQLCDQGKLEEDRTGRYKFVPTSSTITGRVQMIASGSAFVISDDTEEDIYIPRKFMSGALNGDTVEICIWARRKKRSPEGEITKVIKRYKTRYAGIVSITNDNIAFLIVTEKNMPYDIFIPPQKLKGAEHGKKAVAEITHWAEHQKNPTGKIIDILGDEGDNDAEMHAILTEFNLPYKFPEYLSQLAEKIPVEITEDETAKRKDFRNVPTFTIDPHDAKDFDDALSFKRLENGNIEVGIHIADVTHYVDEGSKIDNEAYERGTSVYLVDRTVPMLPEKLSNNVCSLRPNEDKLTYSAVFELDAEANVKNQWFGRTIINSDRRFNYDEAQDVIEKGKGDMSEEISELDILAKKLKDKRFKNGSISFERIEVKFYLDDKGKPTGVYFKEAKDSNHLIEEFMLLANKKVAAYIGKTLHKPFVYRIHDEPDIEKLHSFSNFIKQFGYDFSFRNETEIASSLNKLLYEVKGKSEQNMIEQLAVRSMAKAEYSADNVGHYGLAFDYYSHFTSPIRRYPDMMVHRLLTHYLNKGKPAMTNVLNEKCKQASEMERRAVMAERASIKYKQAEYMHDKLGYNFDAVITGVTERGLYVEINENKIEGMIAMRDLDDDFYVFDEKNYCITGERSKKKFQLGDPIKIQVVKVNMQSRTLDFLPAAEL
- a CDS encoding Ig-like domain-containing protein → MKLKYIYILLVVSLFIYGCAQIGTLTGGENDTVPPVFVKGQPENKSVNFKDDKIIIHFDEFFILNNLNNIFLSSPFMTEKPDFIIKRKKLAVKFNESLEDSTTYTLWFGDAIQDYHENNPLKDFKFIFSTGPLLDTFEISGVISDAYNLIGEPDMFVMLYQSYKDSTPIIEKPYYITKTDTSGRFKTDYIKPGKYRIFALNDQDGNFNFNLPNEKIAYIDSFIIPKVKTETQIDSLKAGTILHKAEEDAEGDTLINDTVIFTTKYIYSPGNLKLFAFTEDKQKQYVLNTLREVKGKCLFEFSKPTDSIFIDGLNFNLTKNNSFREKQDSARKVIYWLKDENIFNTDTLEFKVSYYNKDSLENFVKETDTLKFVFDVQADTIKKFVDYIDLKQEQDSFANYCLQTESPINFIDTALLKFFKIYDTLVVDTKKQELLKSIRPAPDTLIFAIKRPYINNFDIEFLNIETSANSYEKHYSENDTLLECKIIENQIIEKDTLKIVVHYDNDFFLGQTQKFTDTIVMPLFKQGLISLKRPAPDTLILNFKKHLTGKTSITLIDNETKAWYNIIEQEKKEELHLHINKKNISDEDTFLVTIRTYDYDNTLGDKIDYEYSKSAIYKRKKQNINSFSRKKRNSFYFVLNKPLEDEISVKLLNHNIENNWFEKELNKTKDTVTFTITQDFISKKDTLKLAVGYNVRFRKNVYEQKSDTINLIYIKFTRSRRKKTKQSEDNKNDTAVNKQNVSIEIPVDFILKNDSVSERKLWVLYPWKTGTEYILKLDSGAVIDFYNNKSIKKEIKFKVRTKDFYSRILLNISNIKRISDKNFYLTNDTSKIDSASYIIKDSLNFDSASYIIEDSLYIDSVSNAAKNKMNADSVSRSKLDEGQLIIYLFDKDKKLVTEKIVTEDGQLIFDNLIPGSYTMKLFYDKNNNSKWDPGDYLKNIQPERVLIYTKGITLISNEDNEIDWKITSP